Proteins from a single region of Fodinibius sp. Rm-B-1B1-1:
- a CDS encoding NAD(P)/FAD-dependent oxidoreductase, protein MKNIVVLGGGLSGLTTAYLLKNEDISTTILEGRDRIGGRIHTLRNDAEAPIEMGATWLGKKHTHLLDLLDQLNIGTTQQFMGNKGFYEPMSVSPPQLVDLPPNKEPSYRIDGGSDNLIHSLANQLDQNQILLNERVRSIADIGNSLQIQTNNTNFDADAVISTLPPKLLIESIRFTPSLPDKLQNIAAGTHTWMADSIKVALTFERPFWKGSNSSGTIFSNVGPVNEMYDHSDEQQSRYALKGFMNTAYHSVSQEKRKQLVLDQLRRFYGDKTDSYISYRETVWKNKPLTYTEYDDPIIPHQHNGHKVFQQSYWDHRLFISGSETAPSFPGYMDGAVESAQRVVTQLKKLI, encoded by the coding sequence ATGAAAAATATAGTTGTACTTGGTGGTGGACTCAGTGGATTAACTACAGCTTACCTACTCAAAAATGAAGACATCTCCACGACCATTTTAGAAGGCCGAGACCGCATTGGCGGACGCATTCACACCCTGCGTAACGATGCTGAAGCTCCTATCGAAATGGGCGCCACTTGGCTGGGTAAAAAGCATACTCATTTACTGGATTTACTTGATCAATTAAATATTGGAACTACTCAACAGTTTATGGGCAACAAGGGATTCTATGAGCCAATGTCAGTTTCACCACCACAGCTTGTAGACCTGCCTCCTAATAAAGAGCCCAGCTATCGTATCGATGGCGGATCAGATAACTTGATACATTCTTTAGCAAATCAGCTTGACCAAAACCAAATCCTACTGAATGAGAGAGTAAGATCTATTGCTGATATTGGAAACTCACTACAAATACAAACCAATAATACTAATTTTGATGCTGATGCTGTTATTAGCACTCTACCGCCCAAGCTGCTAATCGAGTCGATCAGGTTTACTCCTTCACTACCCGATAAACTCCAAAATATCGCAGCAGGCACACACACCTGGATGGCTGACTCCATTAAAGTGGCCCTTACTTTTGAGCGTCCATTTTGGAAAGGTTCCAACTCCAGCGGCACTATCTTCAGTAATGTGGGCCCCGTCAACGAGATGTACGACCATTCCGATGAGCAACAATCCAGATATGCACTAAAAGGATTTATGAATACAGCTTACCATTCGGTATCACAAGAGAAGCGAAAGCAGTTAGTTCTCGACCAGCTCCGCCGATTTTATGGGGATAAAACCGACAGCTACATTTCCTATCGGGAGACCGTATGGAAAAACAAGCCCCTTACCTACACCGAATATGACGACCCCATCATCCCTCACCAACATAATGGCCACAAGGTATTTCAACAATCGTATTGGGATCACCGACTATTTATATCAGGATCTGAAACGGCCCCCTCTTTCCCGGGATATATGGATGGAGCGGTAGAAAGTGCCCAACGAGTAGTTACACAACTCAAAAAGCTGATATAA